One region of Rhodothermus profundi genomic DNA includes:
- a CDS encoding sugar kinase: MKVVTFGEIMLRLSTPGFSRFVQAASFDVTFGGGEANVAVALAAYGVESYFVTKLPAHEIGQAAVNHLRRFGVRTDYIVRGGERIGIYFLETGASQRPSKVIYDRAHAAITTLQQGEIDWDRVFEGAQWFHWTGITPALGERVRAELRRALEAARRARVTVSVDLNYRAKLWSVEEAQQVMRALMDYVDICIGNEEDAEKSLGVRPQGVDVEAGKLDEAAYAELALELKRTFGFQAVAITLRESYSASINGWSALMVDNRDCQTPYRSRRYQIHLVDRVGSGDAFAGGLIYGLLMKNNTREALEFAVAASCLKQTIPGDFNLVSAGEVEKLMHGSGSGRVER, encoded by the coding sequence ATGAAGGTGGTCACGTTTGGAGAGATTATGCTTCGGCTGTCTACGCCGGGCTTCAGTCGGTTTGTGCAAGCTGCATCGTTTGATGTAACGTTTGGAGGGGGCGAGGCAAATGTGGCGGTGGCGCTTGCTGCCTATGGGGTGGAAAGTTATTTCGTAACCAAACTTCCGGCGCATGAAATTGGCCAGGCGGCCGTTAACCATCTGCGTCGTTTTGGCGTGCGAACTGACTACATTGTGCGTGGGGGAGAGCGCATCGGGATTTACTTCTTAGAGACCGGTGCCAGTCAGCGCCCTTCAAAGGTAATTTACGATCGGGCACATGCCGCCATTACAACCCTGCAGCAGGGTGAGATCGATTGGGATCGGGTGTTTGAAGGCGCGCAGTGGTTCCATTGGACGGGCATCACGCCGGCATTGGGGGAGCGCGTACGAGCGGAATTGCGGAGGGCGTTAGAAGCAGCGCGACGGGCCCGGGTAACGGTAAGTGTGGATCTGAATTATCGGGCCAAGCTCTGGAGCGTGGAGGAGGCGCAGCAGGTGATGCGGGCGTTGATGGACTACGTGGATATATGCATTGGAAATGAAGAAGATGCGGAGAAAAGCCTCGGCGTCAGACCGCAGGGGGTAGATGTGGAGGCCGGGAAGCTCGACGAAGCCGCCTACGCCGAATTAGCGCTGGAGCTAAAGAGGACGTTTGGGTTTCAGGCGGTAGCAATCACGCTTCGGGAGAGCTATTCGGCCTCGATCAATGGGTGGAGCGCGCTCATGGTGGATAACCGAGATTGCCAGACCCCCTATCGGTCGCGTCGTTACCAGATTCATCTGGTAGATCGGGTTGGCAGTGGGGATGCGTTTGCGGGGGGATTAATCTACGGATTGCTAATGAAAAACAATACGCGTGAAGCGCTGGAGTTTGCCGTAGCAGCTTCCTGTTTAAAGCAGACAATCCCCGGAGACTTTAATCTGGTCAGTGCAGGAGAAGTAGAGAAATTAATGCATGGTTCAGGCTCCGGACGAGTTGAGCGCTAG
- a CDS encoding T9SS type A sorting domain-containing protein yields MKMHCYAGSFLIVILLISGSAQAQVTAVRSGNWSDPATWSTGAVPTENDDVVIADSTVLIDLPDAKARNVTVRGSGRLRYQRDPSLNGFGLTVYGDLVIEGPNAEFRPLTQVDPATGQGLGIVYHRLFVHGNIDNSTGGTFDLRRGSTSADPPTASFVDLHFVGSGDSHITLGPYDKNKNQLFQVFIQKEGGARVVLGSDVTQDNNSRAKLHLENGYIVTNEYRWRVFTNSASGIVGGSPASYVIGALSRGIPKSGEAYERVFPVGDENGYRPVTIYSSDVVPDDQDFEVRVISADADPGGATLEGGLTDVSPVRYYAFTMYERDSADPYTVDRIAISYGEDDQVPEGSSAFVVATSVDENRMVWRNSGGIDPVTGQPHVTSLAAPPTLIQSDVLTDFTFEITVVPGEPPQFARDTYYAAMGTTDTFVTATEQLEAVSSFRVGAAYPNPFQRATRMALELLQAAQVQVRVYDLLGREVARLAEGMWLPGTHMLEWKPEGTVAPGMYLIRVEVGAFSTTRKVVVIR; encoded by the coding sequence ATGAAAATGCACTGCTACGCAGGGAGCTTCTTGATCGTCATTTTACTCATAAGTGGTTCAGCGCAGGCTCAGGTCACGGCGGTTCGAAGTGGTAACTGGAGTGATCCTGCGACCTGGTCTACGGGGGCGGTGCCGACTGAAAATGATGATGTGGTGATTGCGGATAGTACGGTACTTATTGACCTGCCGGATGCAAAGGCGCGCAATGTGACAGTTCGCGGATCTGGTAGGCTGCGCTATCAACGGGATCCATCGCTGAATGGGTTTGGGCTTACGGTGTATGGGGATCTGGTGATTGAAGGGCCGAACGCAGAATTCCGTCCTCTTACCCAGGTAGATCCGGCAACGGGGCAGGGGTTAGGTATCGTCTACCATCGTCTTTTTGTGCATGGTAACATCGACAACAGTACGGGAGGGACGTTCGATCTGAGGCGAGGGTCGACCAGTGCCGATCCTCCGACGGCATCGTTTGTCGATTTGCACTTTGTGGGGAGCGGAGACTCCCACATTACCCTGGGGCCGTACGATAAAAATAAAAATCAGCTCTTCCAGGTCTTTATTCAGAAAGAAGGAGGAGCCCGCGTTGTGCTGGGAAGCGACGTGACGCAGGATAATAATAGCCGGGCAAAGCTGCATCTGGAAAACGGCTACATTGTCACGAATGAGTATCGGTGGCGGGTGTTCACGAACAGCGCCAGCGGTATTGTGGGCGGGTCGCCGGCCTCGTATGTGATTGGCGCGCTGTCGCGCGGCATTCCCAAGAGCGGGGAGGCGTATGAGCGGGTTTTCCCGGTAGGAGACGAGAACGGTTACCGTCCGGTGACGATTTATTCGTCGGATGTGGTGCCAGACGATCAGGATTTTGAGGTGCGCGTTATCTCGGCCGATGCAGATCCTGGCGGTGCCACCCTGGAGGGGGGGCTGACAGATGTATCGCCGGTAAGGTACTATGCCTTTACCATGTATGAGAGAGATTCGGCCGATCCTTACACCGTCGATCGTATTGCCATCAGCTATGGGGAGGATGACCAGGTACCTGAGGGAAGCAGCGCGTTCGTTGTGGCTACTTCGGTAGACGAAAATCGCATGGTGTGGCGCAATAGTGGAGGTATTGATCCAGTTACGGGCCAGCCTCATGTGACCAGCTTAGCAGCGCCGCCAACGCTTATTCAGTCTGACGTCCTGACGGATTTCACCTTTGAGATTACGGTAGTCCCGGGAGAGCCGCCGCAGTTTGCGCGCGATACGTACTATGCGGCAATGGGTACGACCGACACTTTTGTCACAGCTACGGAGCAGCTCGAAGCGGTGAGCAGCTTCCGGGTGGGCGCGGCCTATCCGAATCCCTTTCAGCGGGCTACGCGCATGGCGTTAGAGCTCTTGCAGGCAGCGCAGGTTCAGGTGCGTGTGTACGATCTGTTGGGGCGTGAGGTAGCCCGCCTGGCGGAGGGGATGTGGCTCCCGGGGACGCATATGCTGGAATGGAAGCCTGAGGGGACGGTAGCTCCGGGCATGTATCTGATTCGTGTTGAAGTAGGGGCTTTCTCGACGACGCGTAAAGTAGTGGTTATCCGTTAA
- a CDS encoding TonB-dependent receptor gives MRWGQIILLTVWGGVYSAFAQTGKIAGYVRDADTGDPLPGVNVVIVGTTLGSATDVEGHYVILNVPPGVYAVRASFIGYQEVTQTGVVVNSGRTTELNFELQETFLEIGREVVVVAERPVIDPERVASSEIIRPDDVALSVPGIYDLADVFDLTVDVSEGHFRGGRIGEEIYLLNGINIVNPLNNSRAFQPPTIALEEVEIITGGFPAEYGNAQSGVVNIVLREGNGEKWQGDVLIRLRAPGRKHFGPSVFDSTANPYLRAFNSVKEWMGESGEGAYYNFIGYGFGGRYGSDSLLAARIAYGLWQQARKEIARGYGKAWDSDVQVALSGPLTSWARIFLSTRFESEAPVLPYIHPLKTRQFLGTVTFDVGGNKSFRVAGAYNVSEDVSGSSSFWNWLWDRAIGLAPQKETAYALGLRFAHVLSDRSFYEVNLSTLHTRFRQGASVLAPNRYREDAADAAVWRFYNPPDQFRVGFMENDFLDERTRTWSLDAAYNSQLTNNHLLKAGVQVRFYELDVRNRRNLSSPSDAQDEIFKSNPVDVSFYIQDKMEYGGLIALVGLRFDAYNQNIQYYTNQFAPFLNPNFDPTKPPVGENAYLSPELASKAPTPWVYGLQPRLGISFPVFVGTVFYLNYGAFFQRPPFERLQVHRVQRANQTTIFRLGNPRLKPERTNMYEVGVAQQLPWRLVLDISGYYKDVKNLVQLAYFRMGEELPYETYINRDYADIRGFRIALARQAGWWQGSIRYHYSVATGKTSSPFDAPPTYTKLDNGEVSVSGGVRNLNDVLLDFDRTHNLLAQFTVSTPEHFGFQLGGIHIPGNLTLSVKSRVRSGRPYTYVGPGGGLEGVVLMNRRSPTEYQTDLKITRTFKELSQWMKLVAFIEVINIFNNRHFNYDYVFRNPLLIRSFEGDADEPIELIVPPNGGWAANQEWRIYRNSPRSIYFGISVEF, from the coding sequence ATGCGTTGGGGACAGATTATACTTCTGACAGTCTGGGGGGGAGTATACTCGGCCTTTGCGCAAACAGGTAAGATTGCGGGGTATGTTAGAGATGCAGATACAGGAGATCCCTTACCGGGTGTGAATGTGGTGATTGTAGGGACGACGCTGGGGAGCGCCACCGACGTCGAAGGCCACTATGTTATCCTGAACGTGCCGCCCGGAGTATATGCGGTGCGCGCTTCATTTATCGGGTATCAGGAAGTTACTCAGACAGGCGTTGTAGTCAATTCAGGCAGGACCACAGAGCTCAATTTTGAGCTTCAAGAGACATTCTTAGAAATCGGTAGAGAGGTGGTTGTGGTGGCGGAGCGTCCTGTCATCGATCCAGAACGAGTGGCCTCGAGCGAAATTATTCGTCCCGATGACGTTGCATTGAGCGTACCCGGTATTTATGATTTAGCGGATGTATTTGACCTTACCGTTGATGTCTCGGAGGGACACTTTAGAGGAGGACGCATTGGAGAAGAAATTTACTTACTGAATGGGATCAACATTGTTAACCCTCTTAACAATAGTCGAGCATTTCAGCCGCCCACAATTGCCCTTGAGGAGGTAGAGATCATAACCGGTGGGTTTCCGGCAGAATATGGCAATGCCCAGAGTGGAGTGGTCAATATTGTCCTGCGGGAAGGTAACGGTGAAAAGTGGCAAGGAGATGTTCTGATTCGGCTGAGGGCGCCGGGGCGCAAGCATTTTGGGCCGAGTGTATTTGACTCGACAGCTAATCCGTATTTGCGGGCCTTCAACAGTGTAAAAGAGTGGATGGGAGAGAGTGGAGAAGGCGCGTATTACAACTTTATCGGGTATGGTTTCGGGGGGCGCTATGGAAGCGACAGTCTCCTGGCCGCACGGATTGCCTACGGGTTGTGGCAGCAGGCGCGCAAGGAGATAGCTCGCGGATACGGAAAGGCATGGGACAGCGATGTACAGGTGGCGCTGAGTGGGCCTCTTACTTCATGGGCACGCATTTTCTTGTCGACCCGTTTTGAAAGTGAAGCGCCTGTGCTTCCCTATATCCATCCCCTTAAGACCCGTCAGTTTCTGGGGACTGTAACGTTTGATGTGGGAGGCAACAAGAGCTTTCGCGTCGCAGGAGCCTACAACGTTAGCGAGGACGTGAGCGGGAGCAGCAGTTTCTGGAACTGGCTGTGGGATCGGGCAATCGGGCTGGCTCCTCAGAAGGAAACAGCGTATGCGCTGGGGCTTCGATTCGCTCACGTCTTGTCGGACCGGAGCTTCTATGAAGTGAACCTCTCGACGCTCCACACCCGTTTTCGCCAGGGAGCTTCCGTGCTGGCGCCCAATCGCTATCGGGAAGATGCCGCAGACGCAGCGGTGTGGCGCTTCTACAATCCCCCGGACCAGTTCCGGGTGGGATTTATGGAGAATGATTTTCTGGACGAGCGGACGAGAACGTGGAGTCTGGACGCCGCCTACAACAGTCAGCTTACCAACAACCATCTCCTTAAGGCGGGAGTGCAGGTGCGCTTTTATGAGCTTGACGTACGTAACCGCCGCAACCTGTCGAGTCCTTCGGATGCGCAGGATGAGATCTTTAAGAGTAATCCGGTTGATGTTTCGTTCTATATTCAGGACAAGATGGAGTATGGGGGGTTAATTGCTCTTGTAGGACTTCGCTTTGATGCCTACAATCAGAATATTCAGTACTATACCAATCAATTTGCTCCCTTCCTTAATCCCAATTTTGATCCGACAAAACCGCCTGTTGGAGAAAACGCCTACCTGAGTCCTGAACTTGCAAGCAAAGCCCCTACGCCATGGGTGTATGGCCTCCAGCCTCGCCTCGGTATTTCGTTTCCCGTTTTCGTAGGAACCGTGTTCTATCTGAATTATGGGGCCTTCTTTCAGCGGCCACCGTTTGAGCGGTTGCAGGTGCATCGCGTGCAGCGGGCCAATCAGACAACCATATTCCGTCTGGGGAATCCTCGATTGAAGCCCGAAAGAACCAACATGTATGAGGTAGGCGTAGCGCAGCAGCTTCCGTGGCGGCTGGTTCTGGATATTTCAGGCTACTATAAAGATGTAAAAAATCTGGTGCAGCTTGCTTACTTCCGCATGGGAGAAGAGCTGCCCTACGAGACCTACATTAATCGGGATTATGCTGATATTCGCGGTTTTCGCATAGCTCTAGCGCGTCAGGCAGGGTGGTGGCAGGGATCTATACGCTATCACTACAGTGTAGCCACAGGTAAGACCTCCTCGCCATTTGATGCTCCTCCGACCTACACAAAACTTGACAATGGAGAAGTTAGCGTTTCAGGAGGTGTGCGTAATCTGAACGATGTTTTGCTCGACTTTGATCGCACGCACAATTTGTTGGCTCAGTTTACCGTAAGTACTCCGGAGCATTTTGGTTTTCAGCTTGGAGGCATCCATATACCAGGTAACCTGACCCTTTCTGTAAAAAGCAGGGTGCGGAGCGGGCGGCCCTACACGTACGTTGGGCCCGGAGGTGGACTGGAAGGAGTCGTTCTGATGAATCGCCGGAGTCCCACCGAATATCAGACAGACCTTAAAATCACGCGCACCTTTAAAGAGCTCAGCCAGTGGATGAAATTGGTCGCGTTCATTGAGGTCATAAATATCTTTAACAATCGTCATTTCAACTATGACTATGTATTCAGGAATCCTCTGTTGATACGTTCTTTTGAAGGCGATGCAGACGAACCCATTGAGCTTATTGTCCCGCCTAACGGAGGTTGGGCTGCTAATCAGGAATGGAGAATTTACAGGAATTCACCACGGTCTATCTATTTCGGTATTTCGGTAGAGTTTTAG
- a CDS encoding FadR/GntR family transcriptional regulator: MNKLFQSVGRTELLSHTVEQAIEAAIREGHLSVGDKLPSEFELCSQFDVSRTVIREALRMLAARGLVRIEKGRGVFVCAPSVESVSNPMALYLHMHVGPNHALEVVRARQLIEPVIAAEAARRHTQEDVQLIMENLEMLKTCTDSFEKLTQVDMDFHMLIAKATHNPVIPLIIHPIQQLMPRIKLKVYLSVEDAHASAVKWHTAIAEAIFARNAEQALECMTQHLKIAEEHVRKMLAMMEREVQPAGNGQTEQQA, encoded by the coding sequence ATGAACAAGCTCTTTCAGTCTGTCGGTCGAACAGAGTTGCTGAGCCACACGGTAGAGCAAGCTATTGAAGCGGCCATTCGCGAAGGGCACCTCAGCGTTGGAGACAAACTCCCTTCTGAATTCGAGCTTTGCAGCCAGTTTGATGTCAGCCGCACGGTTATCCGAGAGGCGCTGCGTATGCTGGCGGCTCGAGGATTAGTGCGCATTGAGAAGGGGCGAGGTGTTTTTGTTTGCGCACCCTCTGTGGAGTCTGTATCGAACCCGATGGCCCTGTATCTGCACATGCATGTTGGTCCCAATCATGCGCTGGAGGTAGTTCGGGCACGTCAGCTTATCGAGCCGGTCATTGCGGCAGAGGCTGCGCGGAGACACACGCAGGAGGACGTGCAATTGATTATGGAAAATCTGGAAATGCTGAAGACATGCACGGACTCTTTTGAGAAGTTGACGCAGGTGGATATGGATTTTCATATGCTTATTGCAAAGGCGACGCATAATCCAGTGATTCCGCTGATCATTCATCCTATTCAGCAGCTCATGCCGCGCATTAAGCTGAAGGTGTACCTTTCAGTGGAGGATGCACATGCTTCGGCTGTGAAGTGGCATACGGCCATCGCAGAGGCCATTTTTGCGCGCAATGCCGAACAGGCTCTGGAGTGCATGACGCAGCACCTCAAGATCGCAGAGGAGCATGTCCGCAAGATGCTGGCGATGATGGAGCGGGAAGTACAGCCAGCGGGTAATGGACAGACAGAACAGCAGGCGTAA
- a CDS encoding bifunctional 4-hydroxy-2-oxoglutarate aldolase/2-dehydro-3-deoxy-phosphogluconate aldolase: MRHEIVSELIARGAVAVIRIADSGQLLRVVEAIYKGGVTAIEITMSVPHALKMIEAVVQRMGEEVLVGAGSVLDAETARLAIDAGARYVVSPVFKAEILQMAHRYDVPALPGAFTPTEILTAHEAGADIVKVFPADVVGQAFFKAIRAPMPQLRLMPTGGVTLLNAGDWLRAGACAVGVGSALLDRQAIAARNWQKLTENARILVESVRRARES, from the coding sequence ATGCGCCACGAGATCGTATCGGAGTTAATTGCGCGTGGGGCGGTAGCTGTGATACGGATAGCTGATAGCGGACAATTGTTGCGCGTTGTGGAGGCTATCTATAAAGGCGGGGTGACGGCCATTGAAATTACCATGAGTGTGCCGCATGCCCTTAAGATGATCGAAGCAGTGGTGCAGCGTATGGGAGAGGAGGTGTTAGTGGGAGCAGGTAGTGTGCTTGACGCAGAAACAGCCCGTCTGGCTATTGACGCAGGGGCGCGTTATGTGGTTAGCCCGGTCTTCAAAGCAGAAATTCTCCAGATGGCCCATCGCTACGACGTCCCTGCGTTGCCTGGAGCTTTTACGCCCACGGAAATCCTGACAGCACATGAAGCAGGGGCCGACATTGTGAAGGTCTTTCCGGCTGACGTAGTGGGGCAGGCCTTCTTCAAGGCGATTCGAGCTCCCATGCCTCAGCTTCGGCTCATGCCTACCGGAGGCGTAACGCTCTTGAACGCAGGGGATTGGTTGCGTGCGGGAGCGTGCGCTGTAGGAGTAGGCAGCGCTCTGCTGGATCGACAGGCGATTGCTGCAAGGAATTGGCAGAAGTTGACAGAAAACGCGCGCATCCTTGTGGAAAGCGTGCGTCGGGCGCGGGAATCCTGA